A part of Amycolatopsis camponoti genomic DNA contains:
- a CDS encoding thiamine pyrophosphate-dependent enzyme encodes MVPPTDDAQEAVPMPITPPAPTAADLIVDGLRAHGVDTVFGLPGVQTYDLFDSLARAGDDIRVIGARHEQTVAYMAFGYAQATGRTGVYTVVPGPGVLNASAAMLSAHGASAPVLCLTGEIPRAYLGRGLGHLHEMPDQLTTLRTLTKWSALVEHPVEVPDALATAFREAAGGRPRPVSLAVPWDVLGLRAPAEAAGPLPLPRPAVDPAAVAAAAELVQGAKNPMIMVGGGARHAAAEVRALAERLQAPVVPFRGGRGIVGDDHPLGFTCVSGFERWAETDVVIGIGSRMELSWFRWPDQPAGLKTILLDIDPRQATRLEADVAIVADAADATAALTAAAGPQRTDRTEEFVALKATVAEHFADVGPELEFLRAIRDVLPRDGFFVEEICQVGFASYFGFEVYSPRTFVTCGHQGTLGFGYPTALGVQAAFPGRPVVSVAGDGGFMFAAQELATAVQYGLNVVAVVFDNGYYGNVHLDQERLFEGRALGGRLRNPDFARLAETFGALGLTARTPDDLRGALDKAFAAGRPALVHVPCELGAGASPWKYLMPKSDRS; translated from the coding sequence ATGGTCCCGCCGACGGACGACGCCCAGGAGGCCGTGCCGATGCCGATTACCCCGCCCGCCCCCACCGCGGCCGACCTGATCGTCGACGGGCTGCGGGCCCACGGCGTCGACACCGTCTTCGGGCTGCCCGGCGTGCAGACCTACGACCTGTTCGACAGCCTCGCCCGCGCGGGCGACGACATCCGGGTCATCGGCGCCCGGCACGAGCAAACCGTGGCCTACATGGCGTTCGGGTACGCCCAGGCGACCGGCCGCACCGGCGTCTACACGGTCGTGCCCGGCCCCGGCGTCCTCAACGCTTCGGCCGCGATGCTCTCGGCGCACGGGGCCAGCGCACCCGTGCTGTGCCTGACCGGTGAAATCCCCCGCGCGTACCTCGGTCGCGGGCTCGGGCACCTGCACGAGATGCCCGACCAGCTGACCACTCTCCGGACCCTGACCAAGTGGTCGGCGCTGGTCGAGCACCCGGTCGAGGTCCCGGACGCGCTGGCGACCGCCTTCCGCGAAGCCGCGGGCGGGCGGCCGCGGCCGGTCTCCCTGGCGGTGCCCTGGGACGTGCTCGGCCTGCGCGCACCCGCCGAAGCGGCCGGTCCGCTGCCGCTGCCCCGCCCGGCCGTCGACCCGGCGGCCGTCGCCGCGGCCGCGGAACTGGTGCAGGGCGCGAAGAACCCGATGATCATGGTCGGCGGCGGTGCCCGGCACGCGGCCGCCGAGGTCCGGGCGCTGGCCGAGCGGCTGCAGGCGCCGGTGGTGCCGTTCCGCGGCGGGCGCGGCATCGTCGGCGACGACCACCCGCTGGGCTTCACCTGCGTCTCCGGCTTCGAGCGCTGGGCGGAGACCGACGTCGTGATCGGCATCGGATCGCGGATGGAGCTGTCCTGGTTCCGCTGGCCGGACCAGCCCGCGGGCCTGAAGACGATCCTGCTCGACATCGACCCGCGGCAGGCGACCCGGCTGGAAGCGGACGTGGCGATCGTCGCCGACGCCGCCGACGCCACGGCCGCGCTGACCGCGGCCGCCGGTCCACAACGGACGGACCGAACCGAGGAGTTCGTGGCGCTGAAGGCGACCGTGGCCGAGCACTTCGCCGATGTCGGCCCCGAACTGGAGTTCCTGCGGGCGATCCGGGACGTGCTGCCGCGCGACGGGTTCTTCGTCGAAGAGATCTGCCAGGTCGGCTTCGCGTCCTACTTCGGGTTCGAGGTCTACTCGCCGCGCACCTTCGTCACGTGCGGCCACCAGGGCACGCTCGGCTTCGGCTACCCGACGGCGCTCGGTGTGCAGGCGGCGTTCCCCGGCCGCCCGGTGGTTTCCGTGGCCGGTGACGGCGGCTTCATGTTCGCGGCGCAGGAACTGGCCACGGCCGTCCAATACGGGCTCAACGTGGTGGCGGTCGTGTTCGACAACGGCTACTACGGCAACGTCCACCTCGACCAGGAACGGCTGTTCGAGGGCCGCGCGCTGGGCGGACGGCTGCGGAACCCGGACTTCGCCCGGCTCGCCGAAACCTTCGGTGCGCTCGGCCTGACCGCGCGCACCCCGGACGACCTGCGCGGCGCGCTCGACAAGGCGTTCGCAGCAGGCCGGCCGGCGCTGGTCCACGTGCCGTGCGAGCTGGGTGCCGGCGCCTCGCCGTGGAAGTACTTGATGCCGAAGTCGGACCGCAGCTAG
- a CDS encoding GntR family transcriptional regulator: MVSYMISASSGRPVTKSQLAYETIKARILDGRYGPGYRLVLDQIGRELEVSAVPVREALRRLEAEELIEFERNVGARVIAIDPTEYRHAMETVAIVEGAATGLAAPLLTPSALARARSLNERMRRSLAEFDPLAFTALNAEFHEVLFGACPNPNLVDLVQRCWTRLAAVRDSTFASVPGRAPQSVEEHERLLELIEGGGDPAEVERFARGHRLATLEAYLARER, from the coding sequence ATGGTTTCCTACATGATCAGCGCGTCCTCGGGAAGACCGGTCACGAAGTCCCAGCTGGCCTACGAGACGATCAAGGCCAGGATCCTCGACGGCCGCTACGGGCCCGGGTACCGGCTGGTGCTCGACCAGATCGGCCGCGAGCTCGAGGTCAGCGCGGTGCCGGTGCGCGAGGCCCTGCGCCGGCTCGAGGCCGAGGAGCTGATCGAGTTCGAGCGGAACGTCGGCGCCCGGGTGATCGCCATCGACCCTACGGAGTACCGGCACGCGATGGAGACGGTGGCGATCGTCGAAGGCGCGGCGACCGGGCTGGCCGCGCCGCTGCTCACGCCGTCGGCGTTGGCGCGCGCTCGGTCGCTGAACGAGCGGATGCGGCGGAGCCTGGCCGAGTTCGATCCGCTCGCGTTCACGGCGCTGAACGCGGAGTTCCACGAGGTGCTGTTCGGCGCCTGCCCCAACCCGAACCTGGTCGACCTGGTCCAGCGCTGCTGGACCAGGCTGGCGGCGGTCCGCGACAGCACGTTCGCGTCCGTGCCGGGCCGGGCGCCGCAGTCGGTCGAGGAACACGAGCGGCTGCTCGAGCTGATCGAGGGCGGGGGCGATCCGGCGGAGGTCGAGCGGTTCGCGCGGGGACATCGGTTGGCGACCTTGGAGGCTTATCTCGCGCGGGAGCGGTGA
- a CDS encoding alpha/beta fold hydrolase, whose protein sequence is MPIFSAPDGTALCFYLFGSGGAPLVCLPGGPMRAGAYLGDLGGLGARRRLAVLDARGTGGSEVPGDPSTYRCDRQVEDVEALRKHLGLEQLDLLGHSAGASLAVLYAARYPGRLRRLVLVAPSPRAVGLQLSVADRRRIMARRAGAPWFDAAAAAYESIAARTATSADWAAMAPMYYGRWDDAARRHQAAEAGQRNGAAARVYNADGAFEPERTRAELGAVEAPVLVLAGELDWIASPAVADEFAALFRDARVTVLPGAAHYPWLDDSPAFVSAVAGFLA, encoded by the coding sequence ATGCCGATCTTCTCCGCGCCGGACGGGACTGCGCTCTGCTTCTACCTCTTCGGCTCCGGTGGTGCGCCCCTCGTCTGCCTGCCCGGTGGGCCCATGCGGGCCGGGGCCTATCTGGGGGATCTCGGGGGGCTTGGTGCCCGGCGTCGGCTGGCCGTGCTCGATGCGCGGGGGACCGGGGGCTCCGAGGTGCCCGGTGATCCCTCGACCTACCGGTGCGATCGGCAGGTCGAGGACGTCGAAGCGTTGCGCAAGCACCTCGGCCTCGAACAGCTCGACCTGCTGGGGCACTCGGCCGGGGCGAGTCTTGCCGTTCTCTATGCCGCCCGGTATCCCGGGCGGCTGCGCCGGCTTGTGCTCGTCGCGCCCAGTCCGCGGGCCGTCGGGTTGCAGCTGTCCGTGGCCGATCGGCGGCGGATCATGGCGCGGCGGGCCGGTGCTCCCTGGTTCGATGCCGCCGCCGCGGCCTACGAGTCCATTGCCGCGCGGACCGCGACCAGTGCCGACTGGGCCGCCATGGCCCCGATGTACTACGGCCGGTGGGACGACGCCGCCCGGCGGCACCAGGCCGCCGAGGCCGGCCAGCGCAACGGTGCCGCCGCCCGCGTCTACAACGCCGATGGTGCCTTCGAACCCGAGCGCACGCGGGCCGAGCTCGGGGCGGTCGAGGCTCCCGTGCTCGTGCTGGCCGGTGAGCTGGACTGGATCGCCAGCCCGGCCGTCGCCGACGAGTTCGCCGCGCTGTTCCGGGACGCGCGGGTCACCGTCCTGCCCGGCGCCGCGCACTATCCCTGGCTGGACGACTCGCCCGCGTTCGTCTCAGCCGTGGCCGGCTTCCTGGCCTGA
- a CDS encoding pirin family protein codes for MSNTEAAPTELACGDRPATADPEHPAVEILTPREVPLGGPRAMRVRRTLPQRSRSLIGAWCFADHYGPTEVTGAMDVAPHPHTGLQTVSWLFEGEIEHRDSLGTHALVRPGELNLMTGGHGICHSEVSTEAAKTLHGVQLWVALPERHRHTARAFDHYVPSVNRIEGAEIRVFLGSLAGRTSPIPTFTPLLGAEIVLGPDAHMSLGVDPRFEHGVLADTGDVVVAGTRVRPAELGYVGTGVRSLTLSNRGTAPARFLLLGGTPFDEEILMWWNFVGRTHEEIAAFREAWQAESDQFGSVTGYTGTPGRLPAPELPAVRIKPRRNPASGQEAGHG; via the coding sequence ATGAGCAACACCGAGGCCGCGCCCACCGAGCTCGCCTGCGGCGACCGGCCCGCGACCGCCGATCCCGAGCACCCGGCCGTCGAGATCCTCACCCCGCGTGAGGTGCCCCTGGGCGGCCCGCGGGCGATGCGGGTCCGGCGGACGCTCCCGCAGCGCTCCCGGTCGCTGATCGGCGCCTGGTGCTTCGCCGACCACTACGGCCCGACCGAAGTGACCGGCGCGATGGACGTCGCCCCGCACCCGCACACCGGCCTGCAGACGGTGAGCTGGTTGTTCGAGGGCGAGATCGAGCACCGCGACAGCCTGGGCACGCACGCGCTGGTCCGGCCCGGCGAGCTGAACCTGATGACCGGCGGGCACGGCATCTGCCACTCGGAGGTCTCGACCGAAGCCGCGAAGACACTGCACGGCGTCCAGCTCTGGGTGGCGCTGCCCGAGCGGCACCGGCACACCGCACGCGCTTTCGACCACTACGTGCCGTCGGTGAACCGGATCGAGGGCGCCGAGATCCGGGTGTTCCTCGGTTCGCTGGCCGGGCGCACGTCCCCGATCCCGACGTTCACCCCGCTCCTGGGCGCGGAGATCGTGCTGGGCCCGGACGCCCACATGTCCCTCGGAGTCGACCCGCGCTTCGAGCACGGCGTCCTGGCCGACACCGGCGACGTCGTCGTGGCGGGCACCCGCGTCCGCCCGGCCGAGCTGGGCTACGTCGGCACCGGCGTGCGCTCCCTGACGCTCAGCAACCGGGGCACCGCGCCGGCCCGGTTCCTCCTGCTGGGCGGGACCCCGTTCGACGAAGAAATCCTGATGTGGTGGAACTTCGTCGGCCGGACCCACGAGGAGATCGCGGCGTTCCGGGAGGCCTGGCAGGCGGAGTCCGACCAGTTCGGCAGCGTGACCGGCTACACGGGCACCCCGGGGCGGCTGCCGGCGCCGGAGCTGCCGGCGGTCCGCATCAAACCGCGCCGGAACCCGGCTTCAGGCCAGGAAGCCGGCCACGGCTGA
- a CDS encoding single-stranded DNA-binding protein — MAGETLVTVVGNLTSDPELRFTPAGAAVANFTVASTPRTFDRESGAWRDGEAMFLRCSLWRQYAENVAESLGRGARVLVQGRLRQRSYDTKEGEKRTVTELDVDEIGPALRYATAKVTRLSRAAGGEATSSWTPEPAVAGSPPF, encoded by the coding sequence ATGGCAGGCGAAACGCTGGTCACCGTGGTCGGCAACCTGACGAGCGACCCCGAGCTGCGGTTCACCCCGGCCGGCGCCGCGGTCGCGAACTTCACGGTCGCGTCCACGCCCCGCACGTTCGACCGCGAGTCCGGCGCCTGGCGCGACGGCGAGGCGATGTTCCTGCGCTGCAGCCTGTGGCGGCAGTACGCGGAGAACGTCGCGGAGTCGCTCGGGCGCGGCGCCCGCGTGCTCGTCCAAGGCCGGCTGAGACAGCGGTCGTACGACACGAAGGAGGGCGAGAAGCGCACCGTGACGGAGCTGGACGTCGACGAGATCGGCCCGGCCCTGCGGTACGCCACGGCGAAGGTGACCAGGCTCAGCCGGGCCGCCGGCGGCGAGGCGACCAGTTCGTGGACGCCGGAGCCGGCGGTCGCGGGGTCGCCCCCGTTCTGA
- a CDS encoding PhoU domain-containing protein yields MPTAFQKELGTLAHRLADLCALVAIALEGATRSVLESDHTLGGRVREDVAAVAALGAACEDQACALLALHAPREADVKAVVAAVHTAADLTRMGGLAREVAEPRRVPVEVRPALGRLGGHAVAAVRALQELLAGGGGAGPADAVVLAEAAERGLREAARGCGAGAAVDVVLLAAVYGRFAGTSAVIARRASGFAPVGA; encoded by the coding sequence ATGCCGACGGCGTTTCAAAAGGAGCTGGGCACGCTCGCCCACCGGCTCGCGGACCTGTGTGCGCTGGTCGCGATCGCGCTCGAAGGGGCCACGCGTTCCGTGCTCGAAAGTGACCACACGCTGGGCGGACGCGTGCGGGAAGACGTCGCCGCGGTCGCCGCGCTCGGGGCTGCGTGCGAGGACCAGGCGTGTGCGCTGCTGGCCCTGCACGCGCCGCGGGAGGCGGACGTGAAGGCGGTCGTCGCCGCGGTCCACACCGCCGCGGATCTCACTCGGATGGGTGGTCTTGCGCGGGAGGTCGCGGAGCCGCGGCGGGTGCCGGTGGAGGTGCGTCCGGCGCTCGGGCGGCTGGGCGGGCACGCGGTGGCCGCGGTCCGGGCACTGCAGGAGCTGCTCGCCGGGGGAGGCGGTGCCGGGCCGGCTGATGCGGTCGTGCTCGCCGAGGCCGCGGAGCGTGGGTTGCGCGAGGCAGCGCGCGGGTGTGGCGCGGGGGCCGCCGTCGACGTGGTGCTGCTGGCGGCGGTTTACGGCCGGTTCGCCGGGACCTCGGCCGTGATCGCCCGCCGGGCCTCGGGATTCGCGCCGGTCGGCGCTTGA